The Rosa chinensis cultivar Old Blush chromosome 7, RchiOBHm-V2, whole genome shotgun sequence DNA segment AAACCTGGCCCAAGCTCGCGAGGTGGTCTGACAAACGGAGCGAGCTGCTGCAGATGCCAGTTTTCGTTTAGACGAACATCTACTGCGTCTGACCCATGCTGGCATAAAACTCTAGGCCTCTACCATTAGGcccattttgtatgaacaatattattatttatctaATGTcaatatttagcccactttgcttggcccaaataACGCTCAACTTTTGAAGCAGTTCAATGTTTACCTTTATTGTTATTGAAGTTGGTTTGAAAAGATAATCTCGAAATGGAACGGTTATCTCCTTGAAGACTGccccgcttcccacgcgttttcaagtgccttcatttccgagatccTTGCATTCAATTTCATTGATACTCTCATTGATGGCGTCGAAAATATTTCAACTGCCCATCGCACGGCCGAGGCCACTGAGAttggccctataaatacctgtaTTTTGGAGAAGTGATAAACACAAGAAAATATGGCCTTCCCAGAGATAGTTTCGCAAGCCTTACTTCTCTTCCTTCAGTTTCTGAAATCTTCTCCTCGTAGTCTCACCCTCAATCATAAACTCATaagcttcatggcttaatctcaagacctgggtaggcctcatggcctaatctcaggtccagtggcATGTCTTTGGTCTCTGGAAATCCGGATGCAATCTACCGGTTTCAGTTAGACTGAAGAACATGtcacgctcctaacgcggcagaaccaGATTCTGAGGGGTCCCTCTTCTCAGACTGCTTGCGTGGAGCAGGAGggagaagggcggaaggccactttgaggctgGTCGTTCTTCTTCCGCGGTCTACCTCCGGGGTCTGACTACGAGACTTCTATTTTTCCCCtagaggtagatgtggttgtgagccGCACTCTCTCTGAAGACcatctccatcccggaggataaccAACTAGAAGGGTcgggatggattatttccttccctctgcCTCCGGTACAAATGAGAGCAGCTGCAACTCAGATCAGAGGAGGATGTgggtgaagagaagaagagtaCCAGCGGTTCTGCCCACAACCCCCTTCGTCGCCACAAGATCCAGaaactcttagaagatctgCAAATCCTATGATTTTCAAACCACTTTTGGCCTTGTAATTACAAATGTAAACGTTTCAATTTGTACTGCttttttggccgcaaagccactttatgaatgaatgCTTTTGAGTATAGCTAAGAGATATTGTTAAAATAAGGCCTCATGTACAAGCCACCATGTATTTTCTTAACACGCATTGTCAAGgaaaaattacaacaaaagttGGAAATTAATCAAAAATAAGGCCTCAAAAGAAGGGCTCATGTTACAAAatgtatagagtgttgcccccccCTAGTGTTCGTGGGTGAAGCAAACACATGAGACTAAGGCCACAAAAGAAGGCCTGAACGTATAGATGACGCGAGCAGAGGAAAACTATGATTGCCCCCCAGTCTGGGACGAAGGTGGATCAGGTGGATCttcgaactcccaaacactagggtaatatttcttcaggaatcGCCCGTTGGTGGGATTACGATGGATTTTTCCATCCAAATccttgaggtgaaaagccccgcgTTCCAAAATGCAGTGAAcaacaaagggtccttcccatCGTGGAGTCCACTTGCCACGACAGGTCAACTTCTCGCCGAAAGGCAGAACAGCTTTCCAAACAAGGTCTACCTCTTTGTAACTGCGACCGTGTGTCCTCTTATCATAAGCGCGGGCGATATGCTGTTTTTCCATTACTAAATTATCCAAAGCCGCtaagcgctgctcgcttaagtcttcgtgttcttgccacatcgCCTGAACATAATCTTCACCTATCAAGTGGTGCTGATCTTGCACACGTAAGGAATGAACGTTGATTTCCAAAGGTAAAACTGCGTCATGACCAAACATTAGTGCATAGGGTGTGGTAGCAGTGAGATTCCTCTTGGAGGTGCGGTAAGCCCAGAATGTCTCATACAAAGTGTCGTGCCACTGTCGAGGGTTTTCTACCAGCATCTTCTTTAATagggtaataataatcttgttgCTAGCTTCCGCTTGACCgttggactgagcataatatggagtgctGTGGATGAACTGGATGCCGAAATCGTTGACAAGTTGCTCGACAGGACCTCCCATGAATGCTGCCCCCCGGTCTGAAACGAGCGCCTcggggataccaaacctgcaaATATTGTTACGAAAGATGAACTAGCGGATGGTGGCACCAGAGGCCTCCTTCAAAGGTTCAGCTTCAACCCACTTGGTAAAGAAGTCAGCagccacaatgatgaacttatgttgGAGAGAACAATGGGGGTGTATCATCCTaatcaagtccaatgcccagcctcgttcaggccaaggtttaatgataggttgcatgggaatattgggaaCGTGCTGGACCAGACTGTGTGCCTGACTCTCTTGGCATCCATTGGCGAAAGCGATACAGTCCTTCAAGATGCTAGGCCAATAACACCCATGTCTTCTGATGAGCCACCGCATCTTGGGtcccgcttgatgggctccacataTTCCAGTGtgcacttctctcatcaatcatTTCGCTTCACAGCCATAAACACATcggaagtctatgccatcttcccCACGCCGGCGCAGCTCGTCACCCCTAAGGAAGTAGTTTAAAGCAAGGAAACGAGTCTTCCTGTCTGTTGTCTGGTCTGGCTGTTTGAGATAATCGATCAACGGAACGCGCCAATCGACGTCAATAGGCTCTAGGACCGTGACGACCAGATCATCAGGCTGGTCAGGCCGCGCGAGCCACGAAGGCAACGTGCGGCGCTCGACTTTCAGAATGCGCTCATGAACCccatacttcaatgtaatgCTTGTAGCCAGTTGAGCGAGCTCGTTGGCTGCGAAGTTGCGCTCGCGAGGGATGTACTCCAAGCCCACGTCATCAAACTGATCCAGCAACTCAATAGCGCGATTCAAATAGGGGACGAGCAAACAGCTTGCACATCTGTATTTTTCTTGAAGCTGATTGATCACGAGTAAAGAGTCGTCGTGTACCTGAACATCTCTCACCCCTAGTTCCAGTAAGACTTCTAGGccgataataagggcctcatactctgcttggTTGTTGGTACATTTAAACTCTAATTGGAACGAATAAGAGAAGCGGTCGCCCGCTGGGTTCTCCAGCATAATTCCTGCCCCTACTAGGGTTTcagttcttgagccatcaaaaaacAATATCCAGGGCTGCAAGGAAACTGTGTCTTGATACCATATGGCATACTCTGGAATGCGTGCCAAATCTGGTCGAGCAGTTGTTACGGCCGCTATCTCTAACTCCCTCACCGTCAGGATATCCAAGATAGGGTGATGTGCCAaaaagtctgcgatggcctgtcCTTTCACTGCTTTTTGGGGAACATATTGTAGCGAGAACTCGGACAGGGCCAACACCCATTTGCCAATGTGGCCTCTCAGAATAGGTCGCGATAGCACGTACTTGACTAGATcggtctgagcgatgatgcaaaTAGTAAAAGATAACATGTAGTGTTGCAACTTGCATGCggagaagtacaatgtaaggcacagcttttccattggagtatACCTAGTTTCGCAGTCCGTAAGTGTCCTGCTGAGGTAGAAAATAGCGTGCTTGACGCCTTCCTCATCATCCTGGGCgagcaggctgccaatggaagcctcagctgctgatATATATAACTTCAATGGAAATCCAGCCCTCGGAGGTACAAGCACTGGCGGACTTGCGAGGTAGGCCTTgattctgtcgaaagcctcttgatgtttaggctcccacaCAAACTCAGCCTGACCCTGTAGTTTCAGCAAGGgagagaagggctggattttacctgcagagttagagatgaaacgtctcagaaagttgatcttacccagcaaaCGCTGCAATTCCTTCTTTGTCCGTGGGACGGTGGCATTGATAACTGCGCTTACCTTgtcttcagggacctcaatgcCTCTCTGATAGACAATGAATCCTAGAAAATCGCCTGCTTGAACTCCAAAAAGGCATTTagcgggattcatcttgagcttgtgttgcCGCATGCGCTCGAATACCTTTCTGAGATCGTTGATGTGGTCACCTTTCTTCTGAGACTTCACCACTACGTCATCGATGtagacctctaaaatcttccccagtatgtcgtggaagatcaggttcatggctctctgatacgttgctccggcatttttcagtccaaaaggcataaccacatattcaaaaacaccCGTGAAGCCAGGACAACGGAACGCGGTTTTATGTCTGTCTCCTTCTGCgactggaatctggtgataccctgcagtgccgtccatgaaggataatAATTCATGTCCTGCTATGGCGTCTACTAACATATCTGCGACCGAcatggggtagacgtctttaggtgtagcgacattaaggtctctgtagtctaCGCAGACCCACATTTTGCCATTCTTTTtgcgaacaggcactatattagacaGCCATTGATTgtacttggctaccctgataatgcctgacttatgcattttttcgacttcctccttgacgaggacttgggtttctgaattcattcttcgcggctcttgtttcacaggcctcttgtcagggagtgttggtagttgatgacaaaccaagtccggtgacaggccgggcatgtcttcatacttctccgcgaagcaATCTTTGAATTCTAACAATAAGTCaacgagcctctgtttctcgttaGGCTCCAAATAAGCGCTGACAGCTACCTCCATAGGTTCATCAGCTGTTCCGAGATTGACCTTCTCGGTAGGATCTCTGACTTTAGGTGGTGTATCGTCCATCGCTGCTGGAGCGAGTTGAATATCGACCTCATCATTTTGTTCCTGGTCAAAGAGTGTCTCATCcacgacctctaaggtcgcaatccgatcataggcctctttttccactaagtaTGATGATAATCTTTCGTACaacgagtggaaggcctctatccctccCTTTGGAAGgttgtaatccattaatcgtttaagggcttgggcacagcgtggccagtcctttccaagccttcttttgagagcgtgagcccccactgtgccaattcagaggccatcacccctgtggggcggcctttgtcatcgatgccaccgacctgcaatggagtgataggctccaaatagtacctggcatctacataattcgcGGAAACggggaatggacgaggatccgcTTTAATCACCTCTGCTTTATCTGTCTTCCTGTTCCATATAACGAGCTCCTGATGAAGAGTCGATGGAACACAATAACTCCTATGGATCCAGTCTCGGCCCAGAatagcactgtaggccgcataacaatctgtcacaaagaaagcataaactccctcagCCGGGCCAACCTTGATGCGCAAGAAAAGAAGTCCTAGGGTCTTTGTTACTGTCCCCACGAAGTTTTTGAGCATGAGGGACGCAGACTGGATCTTTTCCTTCTTGATTCCGAGCAAGTGCGTGGTCCTGGTAGTGACGACATTCACGGCAGCGCCCGTatcaaccatgatcttgctaaaTTTGGTGCCGCTCACTTCTGCTGTGatatatagaggtctcatgtgctggaccatagcaggtgttggcttggtgaagctcatgaagaattctttgCTGTGAGCATCCTCAATTTCAAGCAAGACCGCTTCTTCCACAGGTGTCGTGACTGCCGATGTGATCTGCAATGGCTGCACACTATTTTCCTCAGTTTCGACGCACTCCTGAGCGGCGACCGGCAGTGCATACCCGCGGGAAATACATACACCATGTTGCAAGATGTATCAGCCATATCGGTCTCCTCCATGTCGTCATCCAGATTAAGCTTGGGCTCTTTGACAGGGACGTCAGTGTTGAACTGCTTAGCCAAACAATCTACCAACGACTCCTCTGTAAGGCCTTTGACCTCACACTGCTCGCGTTCCTGTACCACAGATGTCTGCTTGGGCGAGTCTGGCTTCGGTTTTCCTTCTGCGCTTACCTTGGGGGAAGCGACCACTACACTTTGGACTCTTTTTAGTCTCCTGTAAAGTATCGGTAGTCTtttccttgccccccagtctctcgAAAATCGAAGGTTTAGCTTCCGGTTCTTCGCGAAATAACCTGCGCCTGACATGAGGTTGCCTTGTCTGTGACCTTTCGTTTCGAGCTGGCGGAGGTATTCTTTCTTcagtgatcctgcaaaaaacatTGGGCGTATCTGGCCCTGTTGCTTGTTTCTGAAGGCTGCGGGGAGCCACTAATGGCTTAGCAGCGAGTGCCTCCATTTCCTTCTGATACTGCTCCGGTGATTTGACCAACTacgaaggcttgatcaggccctgatctAGAGCCTCTAGAGTGGGCTTGGCTTCCCCGAACCTGCGTTGCAGTTTCCTCTTCCTGGAAGAGCTtatttccactgccttcccTTTTTCCCTAGTGGCAGCTGGAGCAGGTGGGATGTAGGGCTTGGTTAGAATATTATTTCGTTCGTTCGTGGCCTTCTCCTCTTGTTTGTGATCGACCACGGCcgctttcagtttcttgaatAGATTGGAGTCTTTTGGGGATGGTGGctactccattttctcttttcctCTCGGGCTagaaggctgatagttccgcgatGGCGAGGCCTACTTAATAAGCGGGAGAgagccaaaatggaaagtttgctcgacctcttcatgcgatacttggatgccacactctTCTTTGCATTGCGAGCATAGGACCACGGGTGAGGCTTTTCCAACTGCTTTAGCCTTCTGCTTTGCAAGAGTTTCATCCTCGGCAGATTTTCCTTCTCGCCCCTTGGTACTCAAATCcaaggttggtttcctctggCTCTGCTTGGCCCAGTTCACATCGACCATGTTGATCCCAGTGTCGGGAAAAGGGTTCAAGTCTACGAGCGCTGCCGCTGTTACTGgggcttccacctgcaaactgccattattaagccatacctgaatttggtctttgagcttcacacagtcCACGATATTGTGGTTCCAcaggttgtggaatttgcagtacttcttccctttcaacTGGTCTGGCCAAGGAAAAGGCCCAAAgtcggtcttcaccatcttcgcggcgatcatctcatccagaatctcgtgtgccttattggcatcataagtatatgtcgcaaactcaggtttggtgaaggccatcgaTTTGAGCTTGACCGGTTCCTTGGCTATCTTCAATTGCTTCAGGGCTGGATTCTTCCTCCCGGTTAGCTCGTAAGCAATaatatcattctcctcttcctcatcgtcaTCCTGAACCACCTCTTCAATGTGatgatggtagtaagggtcataggtagccggctggtagctcagggccgctacggtgcgatgttttcctggcatatatgtccctttggatgcattcttccttgcatctgtttctctgaggaaatgttcaaagctgcctacctctgtgatgagctctcccattgactggatcatgttgccatgttgcttcttccACTGGCgaggttccaaacccttgactGCTAGTTTGACTAACTCCTTCTCGGGCAAGATGACattcagcttggctttctgaatttggaagCGCTGAAGGTAGGCCACAGCAGACTCCGTAGGCTatgggccatctgagtgagagaagccaagtcaacCTCAGGCTCAATGGCCCCAAAGGTTTCTCGGAATAGCTTTTCCATCGCGGGCTAATCTGCTACAGTTCCTGGCTGAAGTTTGGAAAACCACCAAAGGCAGCTCCCGAGAGAGAGGTGCCAAAGATTCTGCATTTGAGGacatcatcattctggtactggccgcattgtaccctaaacctgggCAGATGGGTAGCCGCATTCTCTGTATCttctcctgaaaaagtagaaaatatgatatttttataaccaCTGGGAAAGGGCGCTAGCATCACAtgcggcgggaaaggtccctcatagaccccatccacTTGGGTCCGAGGATTAGCtagcctgatcatctcctctacctcttcatGTCTCACATACTCCGGACCCGGAGGTGGATGAGGGGGTGTTGCCACAGTATGGCGAGCAGCCTGTAAGGGTAGTGCTTGGTTCAGAACCCCTGCTCCTTCTCCTACATGTACCACGAGGGTTGTAGCTGGTGGCTGAAGAGTTACTGCTGGTATGGGCATCTCTTTTGTCAAGGCTGTTATCTTAATCGGGTTACCTGCCTGGTCAATACCATAATAGCTTCCTGGTAGTTCCTGATAAACGTTTTCTGCCCCGTCGCTATCATATTGAACAAAGGTGGTAGAACCAGATGCGGTTCCACCAACCCTCGATGTCTGATGCTTCTGCCTGGTGGTCAGTCCGTCAACCGAGGTGACTTTCTCTTTGCTGCCACCGATAACCAGAGCTTGCTCTTTGCCTTTCTGTGGTGTAGAGCCAACGGTTGCGGTCGGTGTAGCGGTGCTGCTGCTAGCCTTCTCTCGCTAATTAGGCGGCACGTACTTACTAGAGCCGAATGGCTGGTCAATTGAACCGAGGATAGCATTAGGGTCCCCTAAATCCTTGTTCAACACTTCTCTGGCCTGGTTCAACTCGGCTCTCTGCATGGCCACCTCAGTTGCAAGGCTAGCGCCATCCTTGCAAAGGCCTGTCATATCTGACGCAGTCTGCTTGGTCTGGTTCGTGATGGCCTCCATGATCTCTTTTTGGCACTGATTCTGCTCACTAGCGACACCTGTGACATGAGCCCTTACTGTACTTTCTGATTGTGCGATTTGTTGCTAGGTATCTGTTGCATGTCGGGTAATGCGTTGGTCTAACTCGTGCATGAGCCGGTCTGTCTTCGCGTtttccctttcaaaatcagcGGCTATCTTCTTGTGGTGATTTTCAATGTTCTCCATGATGATTGCAAACCTTACCTCTGAGGTCGCTccttctggaataggcttcaCGACGAAAGCCTCTCTTCCTCCACTTTCCACTGTATTGGGAACAGCGGTAGTGATAACAGGCTCGCTGGCCTGATTAGCAGTGACACTCTGGCCCTCGGTAGTGGCCGGGTGATTCTCTTCTCGTTCAGCAGACATGTCGGATGATTGAGCAGGATGCGAAAATCGTTcggtcacttgttcttcagaaagaccacgacagtcctcgcgagagtgcggtctgtaactggaggtcttgtgtcTTAAGCAGTTGGAGTAAACCTTTTGGTAGGGGTTTTCGCTCAACTTCCCAATGGCTACGTTCACGAATAGACACTATTataggtcccactgggcgtgccaaaatgtttggctccaaaaccagttggcttgcaaactgtctcttttgagcgtgtgtgcgcaggcgtgccagcaccgtggggtgcagtcgttgggggagtcccttgacctgacttcttcttcaagcattgtggacgaggagagcaccaacctcgtcacagggttcttctctagccttcagagaaaggacttcttgccttacggataaggactttggatgtgatctcttcgcgtcaccgaatcgatactcaacgttgtaggctgagcagagcaatcactgggaagttttggagaaagcacgggtcttgctaaagcgtgactttagcttcgcttggttgcgagggcgttacccttgcttcgctggttgtatcggtggtagtagcactggcagtcggctcgcggggagactaggactggaagcacggtcgccgggttgatctggtgatgctgacagtcggctcgcagggagactaggactggcgtgcGGTCACCGAGTTTCAACGAGATTGAAGGTTTGCttcggggaggctttgtaatcgctgggattgattgattcgagataGCTCATTcttttgtccttgaaacctagtatttataattatggtttcgactgttccttgccatagaaggattattgattgaagtttcctattcaatctctgctacttgactccaataaggtttcgttttctttatggattacggaatgggcgaagctgtaacccaaacccaagcatgCTTATTTTTGGGTAGCAGGTATCGGCcagctatgctaaatccactaacggatcttgccaaaattacttttgggctcaaacaccaGGTATTCTACAATGGGTTCGAATTTGTTTGGTTTACTATTTTGTTGGTTTCTCAGTGTTTCTATCATCATACATCACCATTTTGGGTTTTTCCGTGTTTGAGGTGTGGCGTGAAACATCCAATTCCAGAGTTATTGTTTCATGCATGGAGACATGGATTGCTTCTACATTCAAGGTTCCTTAATTCTCCTCTCTCAATTTTGTCTATTGTGATTGTGAGTGGGTTTTCGTGATGAGTTGAAAGAattttgatttggggttttggtgatgTAGAGGTTTATGGGTTATTGGCTCAACCTTTAGGTGGAGGTGTGTTGAGACAGGCAGGAGAGCTACTGTTTCTGGTGTTTAAGGT contains these protein-coding regions:
- the LOC112178407 gene encoding uncharacterized protein LOC112178407, coding for MGGPVEQLVNDFGIQFIHSTPYYAQSNGQAEASNKIIITLLKKMLVENPRQWHDTLYETFWAYRTSKRNLTATTPYALMFGHDAVLPLEINVHSLRVQDQHHLIGEDYVQAMWQEHEDLSEQRLAALDNLVMEKQHIARAYDKRTHGRSYKEVDLVWKAVLPFGEKLTCRGKWTPRWEGPFVVHCILERGAFHLKDLDGKIHRNPTNGRFLKKYYPSVWEFEDPPDPPSSQTGGQS